CTTAATAGAATAATTTCATTATATATTGATAATTTGATCTACTTTACATACTTCAGGACAATATCATGATTGTTTACCGCATTCAACTTCTTAAACAAAAAGTCAAACTTGTCTTCAAGCTCCTGGCCAATGGTCTTTATTACTTCTTCCGGAAGCGTCCAGAATTTTTCCTTGAAAGGACCAAACCCCTTCTTACGCGTCTTGTAAATAAACTGCTCATCAGACTCTCCGGCCTTTTTCTCCTCGGCACAAGCCTGTCTTAAATGACTATAAATTTCTTCCTTAAGCTCACTCGGGAATACCTTGCTGTCATAAGTCATATTCTGAAACCCTGTCGCAAGGTGAACCTCCGCTGTGCTGGTTTCAGGAAACCTGTGAAACGCCTCGTCCGGCAAAGTTGATGCCCCGTGCTGAACAGCGCCTGATAAGCCATATTTTTCTCTCGCAACTTTTGAGATATTCGCGAGTGTATCAAAGTCAAGTTTCACCTTTGCTACGGTGCCGTCAGGAAGTGGAACGCCTCCATGGGTAGTACCTGTCTGAACACTAATCTTGCTAATCCCCTTCAATGAAGCCCCCTTGGCAGCAAGGGAATTTTTATATCCATCCATAAATGCGCATAGTTCTTCAACCGTGCTGTTCTTTCCTCCTACCTCACCAATCTCTCCGCCAACTGAAACAGTAATACCCTCAGGTTCAAGTTGTCTAATATGTGCAGTAAGTTCTGCAGCAATCTCAAAATTAAGGCGCTGCTGCCCTTTGAGATCAGACTGGGACAGGTCAACCAATGTAGAGGAATCTATGTCTATATTGTAAAATCCTGCTTCTATAGCCTCTTTGATAAGGCTCTTCAGTCCTTCAACTTCCTTTTGAGGGTCCTGCTGATACTTTTTAGCATTAGCCTGGAAATGATCTCCCTGTATGAACACGGGCCCCCTGTATCCCTCTTTGACCGCAGCAGCCATCATAACCACTGCATACTCATCAGGAGACTGCCCTGTGTAACTTATCTCTGACTTTGCTATCTCAAATATGAAAGTCCCTGAATTGTTCTTTTTTGCTGCCCTTATCACAGCCCTTGCCACATCGTAGCTGAGTCCCCGGATATTAATGGCTGGGACCGTAAAGCCGCTCACATCACCCCGCCCCATCGCCTCATAAAGTCCCTGAATAGATGAAGGCTTTGCACCGAGCTCCTGTGCAATTGCCCGTATCAGCCACTTAACCATACCACGGATCTCCGTGCTGTCATTAAAAACCGCATTAAAGACCAGTTTGTCTATAAGTTTATCCCTTACAGCTGCTTCATCTTTCACCTTAACCTTGCTGTCATCTATTTCTGTAATACCTTTTAATGACTCAAAAACTTCCTCAACATTCTTGTATCCCATAATTCACCCCCGCTTTTTAAAATTAAAGTTTATGAAAACCTTTACATTATTCTCAAGTCTATGTCAGCGATTCTATCAACTACTATATCAGCCATCTTTAATCTGTCAGGATTGTACGTATTCGTGACCGCGGCACAGCGTATTCCAGCCGCTTTAGCCGCCTCTACGCCCGCTATGGAATCTTCTATCACCAAACAATCAGCAGTCATTATCGGCTGAGCACTTATTTCATTTAATCTATCAAGCGCCTTGTTAAAACACTCCGGATTTGGTTTGCCTTCTCTCACATCCTCGGCACTTACTATTATACTGAATGCTGATCTGATCCCTGCTCCTTCAAGAATAAATTCAATCTCATGACGCAGGGCGCCTGAAGCAATAGCAAGGAGATATTTCCCATATGAAGCCTCTATGAAATCCACTACCCCGGGATAAATAAAAAGGTTATCTTTTATATAATCCATAAGGTATACAGTCTTTTTATCTATGAGAGATTGAATAACCTCAAGGTTTGAATCAATGCCGTTTGTTTTCAGCACTGTACTGAAACAACCCTTATCATCCATGCCAAGGTAAATCTCGTAATAATCTTTCTCACTTATTGTCAACCCCATTTCTCCGAGGACCTTCTGGAACATCTTCAGGTGGACTGGTTCGCTATCGGTTATGACACCATCGAAATCGAAGATAATGGCCTTTAGCATGAATAAGGCAATATACCATGAATTTGCAAAGTATTGCAATATCCTGAAGCGATGACTTATAATACCCTTTATGGATTCGATGATTCTTGAGACATTGGCTGTTGGACCATTTCAGTCCAATGTGTTTATACTCGGCGATGAGGAGACAAGGGAAGCTGTTGTCATTGATCCCGGAGATGATGTCCAGGACATCCTGGAAACCCTTAAAAAGTATTCCCTGAATCTTGGAAAGATACTGCTTACGCACGGCCATATAGATCATGTCAGCGGGGTAAAATCATTAAAAGAGGCAACAGGGGCAACTGTATTCCTGCATAAGGGAGATATTTTCCTATATGAACAACTCCCTACGCAGGCATCTTTTTTTGGTATAACTGCTGATGAAATCGTACAAATAGACAAGATCCTTGAAGATG
This genomic interval from Nitrospirota bacterium contains the following:
- a CDS encoding MBL fold metallo-hydrolase, translating into MILETLAVGPFQSNVFILGDEETREAVVIDPGDDVQDILETLKKYSLNLGKILLTHGHIDHVSGVKSLKEATGATVFLHKGDIFLYEQLPTQASFFGITADEIVQIDKILEDGMEIGEGCLKCSVIHTPGHTPGSVSFYFPEGVVFTGDTLFRWSIGRTDLWGSSHEELMSSIKDKLFKLDETTRVYPGHGPATTIGSEKRDNPFLKTLIL
- a CDS encoding class II fructose-bisphosphate aldolase; the encoded protein is MGYKNVEEVFESLKGITEIDDSKVKVKDEAAVRDKLIDKLVFNAVFNDSTEIRGMVKWLIRAIAQELGAKPSSIQGLYEAMGRGDVSGFTVPAINIRGLSYDVARAVIRAAKKNNSGTFIFEIAKSEISYTGQSPDEYAVVMMAAAVKEGYRGPVFIQGDHFQANAKKYQQDPQKEVEGLKSLIKEAIEAGFYNIDIDSSTLVDLSQSDLKGQQRLNFEIAAELTAHIRQLEPEGITVSVGGEIGEVGGKNSTVEELCAFMDGYKNSLAAKGASLKGISKISVQTGTTHGGVPLPDGTVAKVKLDFDTLANISKVAREKYGLSGAVQHGASTLPDEAFHRFPETSTAEVHLATGFQNMTYDSKVFPSELKEEIYSHLRQACAEEKKAGESDEQFIYKTRKKGFGPFKEKFWTLPEEVIKTIGQELEDKFDFLFKKLNAVNNHDIVLKYVK
- a CDS encoding HAD family phosphatase, which encodes MLKAIIFDFDGVITDSEPVHLKMFQKVLGEMGLTISEKDYYEIYLGMDDKGCFSTVLKTNGIDSNLEVIQSLIDKKTVYLMDYIKDNLFIYPGVVDFIEASYGKYLLAIASGALRHEIEFILEGAGIRSAFSIIVSAEDVREGKPNPECFNKALDRLNEISAQPIMTADCLVIEDSIAGVEAAKAAGIRCAAVTNTYNPDRLKMADIVVDRIADIDLRIM